A genomic stretch from Sulfurihydrogenibium azorense Az-Fu1 includes:
- a CDS encoding sugar transferase, protein MIYRKYIKRIIDFLLALIGIILLIPFFIIIAILIKKEDGGSIFFKQVRVGQYGKPFRIYKFRTMVENAGKMGSQVTKGDDPRITKIGKFLRKYKLDELPQLINVLKGDMSLVGPRPEVPKYVEVYKEDYNEILKVKPGITDYATLEYVDEEEILKGANDVEKVYLEKVLPEKIKYYKKYINDISFLTDLKLILKTLKKIIR, encoded by the coding sequence ATGATTTATAGGAAATATATAAAAAGAATTATAGACTTTTTATTAGCTTTAATAGGAATTATCCTTCTAATACCTTTTTTTATTATAATAGCTATTCTCATAAAAAAAGAAGATGGTGGTAGTATATTCTTTAAACAAGTTCGAGTAGGACAATATGGAAAACCTTTCAGAATTTACAAGTTTAGAACTATGGTAGAAAATGCTGGAAAGATGGGCTCTCAGGTGACAAAAGGAGATGACCCAAGAATTACAAAGATAGGAAAGTTTTTAAGAAAATACAAATTAGATGAACTTCCTCAACTTATAAATGTATTAAAGGGTGATATGAGTTTAGTAGGTCCAAGACCAGAAGTTCCAAAGTATGTTGAAGTTTATAAAGAAGACTATAACGAGATATTGAAAGTTAAACCTGGTATCACTGATTATGCTACTTTAGAATATGTAGACGAAGAAGAGATACTAAAAGGTGCTAATGATGTAGAAAAAGTCTATCTTGAAAAGGTGTTACCTGAAAAAATAAAATATTATAAAAAATATATTAACGATATTAGCTTTTTGACAGATTTAAAACTTATTTTAAAAACTCTTAAAAAGATAATAAGATGA
- a CDS encoding SGNH hydrolase domain-containing protein, with amino-acid sequence MVRLLIGFNPKTCLNRLFIPSGYNCKLNRGNYIKRQQRYRKIIENLAKNYKNVKILDPEDIFCDDSYCYLYKDGKILYSDDDHVSKYGSFLIAKKIRSLLNIRE; translated from the coding sequence ATGGTGAGGTTATTAATTGGCTTTAATCCAAAAACTTGTTTAAATAGATTGTTTATACCATCTGGATATAATTGCAAACTTAATAGAGGAAATTACATAAAAAGACAACAAAGATATCGCAAAATCATAGAAAATTTAGCAAAGAATTACAAAAATGTAAAAATCCTTGATCCTGAAGATATTTTTTGTGATGATAGCTACTGCTATTTATATAAAGACGGTAAGATCTTATATTCTGATGATGATCATGTAAGTAAATATGGTTCTTTTCTTATTGCAAAAAAGATAAGAAGTTTACTTAACATTAGAGAATAA
- a CDS encoding polysaccharide biosynthesis protein, which produces MRKIKDFLKKIFEPTKAKRFLFFLFNDLLIFMFSFIFSFYLRFEFNIPENYKSSIIYWVIPLTLGKVLIFYFLDIYKLNWRFVGLRELSKIFLGLLSFFVVIFFLNYLLQKNFNSLSIPQSVLVIDFFISLILIGSLRISKRIYLEIFSINKSGKRTLIVGAGSTGERIVRGLIKDPNYNPVGFVDDDPNKLGTTIHGVPVLNSLDNIQDVIKENRIESVILAIPSLNHREIKRLYNFIKEQGINDIKIVPSLKNLPNNIELSVKTLKDISIEDLLFREEINIDKDKVTKFLKGKKIFISGAGGSIGSEIVRQVIDFNPCMIIAFEIDETELYNLTLEVLDKCKGYGIEFIPIVGDIRNKDKLDNIFKKYAPKIVFHAAAYKHVPLMEYFPEEAVKTNVFGTYNLADVSVKYKVEKFVNISTDKAVNPTSIMGATKRLAEIICNSFNQVNITKFISVRFGNVLGSRGSVIPIFLEQIKKGGPVTVTHPEMQRYFMTIPEAVLLVLQAAAMGEGGEIFVLDMGEPIKIVKLAEELIRLQNLEPYKDIEIVFSGLRPGEKLFEELLTAEEGTDKTYHEKIYIAKNPKFMTLQDLDYYLKELEKIIELCPENIKDFLKKIVPFYTDNKD; this is translated from the coding sequence ATGAGAAAAATAAAAGATTTTTTAAAAAAAATATTTGAACCTACAAAAGCAAAAAGATTTTTGTTTTTTTTATTTAATGATTTACTAATTTTCATGTTTAGCTTTATTTTCTCTTTTTACTTAAGATTTGAGTTTAACATACCAGAAAATTATAAAAGTTCAATAATTTACTGGGTAATACCTTTAACTTTAGGTAAAGTGTTAATTTTCTATTTTTTAGATATTTATAAATTAAACTGGAGATTCGTTGGACTTCGTGAACTCTCAAAAATTTTCTTAGGTTTACTTTCCTTTTTTGTAGTTATTTTCTTTTTGAATTATCTCCTACAGAAAAATTTTAACTCTTTGTCTATTCCTCAATCTGTTTTAGTTATAGATTTTTTCATATCTCTAATTTTAATTGGATCGCTTAGAATCTCAAAAAGGATTTATTTAGAAATTTTTTCTATAAATAAAAGTGGTAAAAGAACACTTATAGTAGGTGCAGGGTCAACAGGAGAAAGGATTGTAAGAGGTTTAATAAAAGATCCAAATTATAATCCTGTAGGATTTGTAGATGACGATCCTAACAAATTAGGTACTACTATTCACGGTGTACCTGTTTTAAACAGCCTAGATAATATTCAAGATGTTATTAAGGAGAATAGAATAGAGTCTGTTATTTTAGCTATTCCAAGTCTTAATCATAGAGAGATAAAAAGATTATACAATTTTATTAAAGAGCAAGGAATAAATGATATAAAAATAGTACCAAGTTTAAAAAACCTCCCTAACAACATAGAACTATCAGTAAAAACTTTAAAGGACATCTCTATAGAAGACTTACTATTTAGAGAGGAAATTAATATAGATAAAGATAAAGTCACAAAATTTTTAAAAGGAAAGAAAATATTTATCTCAGGAGCTGGTGGATCAATAGGCAGTGAAATAGTAAGACAAGTTATAGATTTCAATCCATGTATGATAATAGCCTTTGAGATAGATGAAACGGAACTTTATAATCTAACTTTAGAAGTTTTAGATAAATGCAAAGGATATGGAATAGAGTTTATTCCAATAGTAGGAGATATAAGAAATAAGGACAAATTAGATAATATTTTCAAAAAGTATGCTCCTAAAATAGTTTTTCATGCTGCAGCCTATAAACACGTTCCTCTAATGGAGTATTTTCCTGAAGAAGCTGTAAAAACAAATGTATTTGGTACTTATAACCTTGCCGATGTATCTGTAAAATATAAAGTTGAAAAGTTTGTTAATATTTCTACTGACAAAGCGGTAAATCCAACAAGTATAATGGGAGCTACTAAAAGACTTGCAGAGATAATATGTAATAGTTTTAATCAGGTAAACATAACTAAATTTATATCTGTGAGATTTGGAAACGTACTGGGAAGTCGTGGAAGTGTAATACCAATTTTTTTAGAACAAATTAAAAAAGGTGGTCCAGTAACTGTAACACATCCAGAAATGCAAAGATATTTTATGACTATTCCAGAAGCAGTATTACTTGTATTACAAGCTGCAGCGATGGGAGAAGGAGGAGAAATTTTTGTTCTTGATATGGGAGAACCTATAAAAATAGTTAAACTTGCAGAAGAACTAATTAGATTACAAAACTTAGAGCCTTACAAAGATATAGAAATTGTTTTTTCAGGTTTAAGACCGGGAGAAAAGCTGTTCGAAGAGTTATTAACAGCAGAAGAAGGTACAGATAAAACCTACCATGAAAAAATATATATAGCGAAAAATCCAAAGTTTATGACTTTACAAGATTTAGATTACTACTTAAAAGAATTAGAAAAAATAATAGAATTATGTCCTGAGAATATAAAAGACTTTTTAAAAAAGATAGTTCCATTTTATACTGATAACAAAGATTGA